The following are encoded in a window of Oncorhynchus keta strain PuntledgeMale-10-30-2019 chromosome 10, Oket_V2, whole genome shotgun sequence genomic DNA:
- the LOC118388354 gene encoding protein SAND-like isoform X2, which produces MAVYVHNKGIPWEVQQNGTLASVDRLRNERSESPTPGLVVGTEPGAGQESAMFVHAQSFEDLTADSEPTTEPEPEGETVLEESAEEEALCLGAEQVTQEEQQPEVEEEHPENRSKEEDVCSEVWRSHRKHVFVLSEAGKPIYTRYGTEEALSSTMGVMMALVSVVEADKNIIRSIHADGYKVVFLRKTPLVLVGVSRTCQSDRELTRELQYIYYQIVSLLTLTQLNHIFQHKQNYDLRRLLAGSEHLTDNLLRLLDRDPGLLLSAVTCLPLASSTRDLVSSSLQAAKAKSLVFSILLAGDRLVTLVRKKDQYLHHMDLHLLFNLVGSSSSFREGEGWTPICLPKFNTAGFFHAHISYLEPASDLCLILVSTDREDFFNLSDCKRRFLERLSRRTAYQSLKEALKCPSYSVTQVSIPELRHFLYKSKSSGLYTSPELPLPYQSLEDQERLMGLYQYLHSRLHQPTRPLRSIYRCGETENLLAWVTSGFELYLCFSPLGTKAMAVAAVNKLLKWIRREEDRLFILSPLTY; this is translated from the exons ATGGCTGTATATGTCCACAACAAGGGTATACCGTGGGAGGTCCAGCAGAATGGCACCCTGGCATCAGTGGACCGTCTCCGCAACGAGAGGTCTGAAAGCCCCACTCCAGGCCTGGTGGTGGGCACAGAACCAG GTGCTGGCCAGGAGAGTGCCATGTTTGTTCATGCACAGTCCTTTGAGGACCTGACTGCTGACAGTGAGCCGACTACTGAGCCAGAACCTGAAGGAGAGACTGTGCTTGAAGAGTCAGCAGAGGAGGAGGCTCTATGTCTGGGGGCTGAGCAGGTGACCCAGGAGGAACAGCAGCCggaggtagaggaggagcacCCAGAGAACAGGAGTAAGGAAGAGGATGTGTGCAGTGAGGTCTGGCGTAGCCACAGGAAGCATGTGTTTGTACTGAGCGAGGCAGGCAAGCCCATCTACACCCGCTACGGCACAGAGGAAGCCCTCTCCAGCACCATGGGGGTCATGATGGCACTGGTCTCTGTCGTGGAGGCAGATAAGAATATCATCCGCTCCATTCACGCAG ACGGTTACAAAGTGGTGTTCCTTCGCAAAACTCCTCTGGTCCTGGTGGGTGTATCCCGGAcctgtcagtcagacagagagctGACGCGTGAGTTGCAATACATCTACTACCAGATTGTCAGCCTGCTCACCCTCACCCAGCTCAACCACATCTTCCAGCATAAGCAGAACTACGACCTCCGCCGCCTACTGGCAGGCTCCGAGCACCTCACTGACAACCTGCTGCGTCTGCTGGACCGCGACCCGGGCCTGCTCCTCAGTGCTGTCACCTGCCTCCCCCTGGCCAGCTCCACCCGTGACCTGGTCTCCTCCAGCCTTCAGGCCGCCAAGGCCAAGAGCTTGGTCTTCTCCATCCTCTTGGCTGGGGATCGTCTGGTCACCCTGGTGCGCAAGAAGGACCAGTACCTGCACCACATGGACCTGCACCTGCTCTTCAACCTGGTGGGCTCCTCGTCATCTTTCCGCGAGGGCGAGGGCTGGACGCCCATCTGCCTCCCTAAATTCAACACTGCTGGCTTCTTCCATGCCCACATCTCCTACCTGGAGCCTGCCTCTGACCTCTGCCTCATCCTGGTGTCCACCGACCGGGAAgacttctttaacctgtctgatTGCAAGCGCCGCTTCCTGGAGCGGCTGAGCCGACGCACTGCCTACCAGTCCCTGAAGGAGGCACTGAAGTGCCCCAGCTACTCTGTCACCCAAGTCAGCATCCCAGAGCTCAGGCACTTTCTGTACAAGTCCAAGAGCTCAGGGCTCTACACTAG CCCTGAGCTGCCCTTGCCATACCAATCTTTAGAGGACCAGGAGAGGCTGATGGGATTGTACCAGTACCTCCACAGCCGCTTGCACCAACCGACACGTCCCCTGCGCTCCATCTACCGCTGTGGAGAGACTGAGAACTTGCTAGCCTGG GTGACCAGTGGCTTTGAGCTCTACCTCTGTTTCAGTCCTCTTGGGACCAAGGCCATGGCCGTGGCTGCTGTTAATAAGCTGCTGAAGTGGATCAGGAGGGAGGAGGACCGCCTCTTCATCCTTAGTCCCCTGACATACTGA
- the LOC118388354 gene encoding protein SAND-like isoform X1 yields the protein MTCIHSHRKTQSVYSTWSQCVQQHETRPMRILKRTVSDVDGLGIYYPVLQVVVPVVTYAAVMAVYVHNKGIPWEVQQNGTLASVDRLRNERSESPTPGLVVGTEPGAGQESAMFVHAQSFEDLTADSEPTTEPEPEGETVLEESAEEEALCLGAEQVTQEEQQPEVEEEHPENRSKEEDVCSEVWRSHRKHVFVLSEAGKPIYTRYGTEEALSSTMGVMMALVSVVEADKNIIRSIHADGYKVVFLRKTPLVLVGVSRTCQSDRELTRELQYIYYQIVSLLTLTQLNHIFQHKQNYDLRRLLAGSEHLTDNLLRLLDRDPGLLLSAVTCLPLASSTRDLVSSSLQAAKAKSLVFSILLAGDRLVTLVRKKDQYLHHMDLHLLFNLVGSSSSFREGEGWTPICLPKFNTAGFFHAHISYLEPASDLCLILVSTDREDFFNLSDCKRRFLERLSRRTAYQSLKEALKCPSYSVTQVSIPELRHFLYKSKSSGLYTSPELPLPYQSLEDQERLMGLYQYLHSRLHQPTRPLRSIYRCGETENLLAWVTSGFELYLCFSPLGTKAMAVAAVNKLLKWIRREEDRLFILSPLTY from the exons ATGACATGTATAcatagtcacagaaaaacacaatcAGTGTACTCAACTTGGAGTCAATGTGTACAACAACACGAGACTAGGCCGATGCGAATACTGAAACGCACCGTTTCAGATGTTGACGGACTTGGTATCTACTATCCCGTGTTACAGGTGGTTGTACCTGTAGTAACTTATGCAGCAGTGATGGCTGTATATGTCCACAACAAGGGTATACCGTGGGAGGTCCAGCAGAATGGCACCCTGGCATCAGTGGACCGTCTCCGCAACGAGAGGTCTGAAAGCCCCACTCCAGGCCTGGTGGTGGGCACAGAACCAG GTGCTGGCCAGGAGAGTGCCATGTTTGTTCATGCACAGTCCTTTGAGGACCTGACTGCTGACAGTGAGCCGACTACTGAGCCAGAACCTGAAGGAGAGACTGTGCTTGAAGAGTCAGCAGAGGAGGAGGCTCTATGTCTGGGGGCTGAGCAGGTGACCCAGGAGGAACAGCAGCCggaggtagaggaggagcacCCAGAGAACAGGAGTAAGGAAGAGGATGTGTGCAGTGAGGTCTGGCGTAGCCACAGGAAGCATGTGTTTGTACTGAGCGAGGCAGGCAAGCCCATCTACACCCGCTACGGCACAGAGGAAGCCCTCTCCAGCACCATGGGGGTCATGATGGCACTGGTCTCTGTCGTGGAGGCAGATAAGAATATCATCCGCTCCATTCACGCAG ACGGTTACAAAGTGGTGTTCCTTCGCAAAACTCCTCTGGTCCTGGTGGGTGTATCCCGGAcctgtcagtcagacagagagctGACGCGTGAGTTGCAATACATCTACTACCAGATTGTCAGCCTGCTCACCCTCACCCAGCTCAACCACATCTTCCAGCATAAGCAGAACTACGACCTCCGCCGCCTACTGGCAGGCTCCGAGCACCTCACTGACAACCTGCTGCGTCTGCTGGACCGCGACCCGGGCCTGCTCCTCAGTGCTGTCACCTGCCTCCCCCTGGCCAGCTCCACCCGTGACCTGGTCTCCTCCAGCCTTCAGGCCGCCAAGGCCAAGAGCTTGGTCTTCTCCATCCTCTTGGCTGGGGATCGTCTGGTCACCCTGGTGCGCAAGAAGGACCAGTACCTGCACCACATGGACCTGCACCTGCTCTTCAACCTGGTGGGCTCCTCGTCATCTTTCCGCGAGGGCGAGGGCTGGACGCCCATCTGCCTCCCTAAATTCAACACTGCTGGCTTCTTCCATGCCCACATCTCCTACCTGGAGCCTGCCTCTGACCTCTGCCTCATCCTGGTGTCCACCGACCGGGAAgacttctttaacctgtctgatTGCAAGCGCCGCTTCCTGGAGCGGCTGAGCCGACGCACTGCCTACCAGTCCCTGAAGGAGGCACTGAAGTGCCCCAGCTACTCTGTCACCCAAGTCAGCATCCCAGAGCTCAGGCACTTTCTGTACAAGTCCAAGAGCTCAGGGCTCTACACTAG CCCTGAGCTGCCCTTGCCATACCAATCTTTAGAGGACCAGGAGAGGCTGATGGGATTGTACCAGTACCTCCACAGCCGCTTGCACCAACCGACACGTCCCCTGCGCTCCATCTACCGCTGTGGAGAGACTGAGAACTTGCTAGCCTGG GTGACCAGTGGCTTTGAGCTCTACCTCTGTTTCAGTCCTCTTGGGACCAAGGCCATGGCCGTGGCTGCTGTTAATAAGCTGCTGAAGTGGATCAGGAGGGAGGAGGACCGCCTCTTCATCCTTAGTCCCCTGACATACTGA
- the LOC118388354 gene encoding protein SAND-like isoform X3, with translation MFVHAQSFEDLTADSEPTTEPEPEGETVLEESAEEEALCLGAEQVTQEEQQPEVEEEHPENRSKEEDVCSEVWRSHRKHVFVLSEAGKPIYTRYGTEEALSSTMGVMMALVSVVEADKNIIRSIHADGYKVVFLRKTPLVLVGVSRTCQSDRELTRELQYIYYQIVSLLTLTQLNHIFQHKQNYDLRRLLAGSEHLTDNLLRLLDRDPGLLLSAVTCLPLASSTRDLVSSSLQAAKAKSLVFSILLAGDRLVTLVRKKDQYLHHMDLHLLFNLVGSSSSFREGEGWTPICLPKFNTAGFFHAHISYLEPASDLCLILVSTDREDFFNLSDCKRRFLERLSRRTAYQSLKEALKCPSYSVTQVSIPELRHFLYKSKSSGLYTSPELPLPYQSLEDQERLMGLYQYLHSRLHQPTRPLRSIYRCGETENLLAWVTSGFELYLCFSPLGTKAMAVAAVNKLLKWIRREEDRLFILSPLTY, from the exons ATGTTTGTTCATGCACAGTCCTTTGAGGACCTGACTGCTGACAGTGAGCCGACTACTGAGCCAGAACCTGAAGGAGAGACTGTGCTTGAAGAGTCAGCAGAGGAGGAGGCTCTATGTCTGGGGGCTGAGCAGGTGACCCAGGAGGAACAGCAGCCggaggtagaggaggagcacCCAGAGAACAGGAGTAAGGAAGAGGATGTGTGCAGTGAGGTCTGGCGTAGCCACAGGAAGCATGTGTTTGTACTGAGCGAGGCAGGCAAGCCCATCTACACCCGCTACGGCACAGAGGAAGCCCTCTCCAGCACCATGGGGGTCATGATGGCACTGGTCTCTGTCGTGGAGGCAGATAAGAATATCATCCGCTCCATTCACGCAG ACGGTTACAAAGTGGTGTTCCTTCGCAAAACTCCTCTGGTCCTGGTGGGTGTATCCCGGAcctgtcagtcagacagagagctGACGCGTGAGTTGCAATACATCTACTACCAGATTGTCAGCCTGCTCACCCTCACCCAGCTCAACCACATCTTCCAGCATAAGCAGAACTACGACCTCCGCCGCCTACTGGCAGGCTCCGAGCACCTCACTGACAACCTGCTGCGTCTGCTGGACCGCGACCCGGGCCTGCTCCTCAGTGCTGTCACCTGCCTCCCCCTGGCCAGCTCCACCCGTGACCTGGTCTCCTCCAGCCTTCAGGCCGCCAAGGCCAAGAGCTTGGTCTTCTCCATCCTCTTGGCTGGGGATCGTCTGGTCACCCTGGTGCGCAAGAAGGACCAGTACCTGCACCACATGGACCTGCACCTGCTCTTCAACCTGGTGGGCTCCTCGTCATCTTTCCGCGAGGGCGAGGGCTGGACGCCCATCTGCCTCCCTAAATTCAACACTGCTGGCTTCTTCCATGCCCACATCTCCTACCTGGAGCCTGCCTCTGACCTCTGCCTCATCCTGGTGTCCACCGACCGGGAAgacttctttaacctgtctgatTGCAAGCGCCGCTTCCTGGAGCGGCTGAGCCGACGCACTGCCTACCAGTCCCTGAAGGAGGCACTGAAGTGCCCCAGCTACTCTGTCACCCAAGTCAGCATCCCAGAGCTCAGGCACTTTCTGTACAAGTCCAAGAGCTCAGGGCTCTACACTAG CCCTGAGCTGCCCTTGCCATACCAATCTTTAGAGGACCAGGAGAGGCTGATGGGATTGTACCAGTACCTCCACAGCCGCTTGCACCAACCGACACGTCCCCTGCGCTCCATCTACCGCTGTGGAGAGACTGAGAACTTGCTAGCCTGG GTGACCAGTGGCTTTGAGCTCTACCTCTGTTTCAGTCCTCTTGGGACCAAGGCCATGGCCGTGGCTGCTGTTAATAAGCTGCTGAAGTGGATCAGGAGGGAGGAGGACCGCCTCTTCATCCTTAGTCCCCTGACATACTGA